In Aegilops tauschii subsp. strangulata cultivar AL8/78 chromosome 3, Aet v6.0, whole genome shotgun sequence, one genomic interval encodes:
- the LOC141042596 gene encoding uncharacterized protein, translating into MYVCLAALKEGFKAGCRKVVGMDGCFFKGATNGELLCAIGRDANNQMYPIAWAVVEKENNDSWDWFCDLLFRDLEVEDGQGWVFISDQQKGIITAVQNWAPLAEHRNCARHIYANWRLKFRNKDRQKLFWRCAKASNVALFNHAREKLAKETVMGARVVTKTDPCHWSRAWMRLGSNCDSVDNNMCESFNKWIVEARFFAVITMQETIRRKIMVRIQENNDKWPKWSGTICPNIMKKLEKMINESAHCTAISNGNNCFEVTQRVQYRFKVDLTNWICSCRYWQLSGLPCAHAVCAIHMVTNDISGYVASCFSVENFKATYSHFLQPVDGMATWPESNRPRLAAPGYVKMPGRPRTKRKKGKGEKPTAPKHRMGKVGTISRCSVCKCTGHNKTKCTAPKPSASSAPTARNSSAKPTTKGSSRPATKASPVQPSQESTNVSSKRKAPSDIPSTSRRPPSNVSRFKPFKPPQSKVTATSKATVKNVHVNVSSSSGVTMNFSSGAANTNFTGANKRAKKCPTSCLSEASVYVQKTCVFVSFLSHVSS; encoded by the exons ATGTATGTGTGTTTGGCTGCTCTGAAAGAAGGTTTCAAGGCAGGTTGTAGAAAAGTAGTAGGAATGGATGGATGTTTTTTCAAAGGAGCAACAAATGGAGAGCTGCTCTGTGCTATAGGGAGGGATGCAAATAACCAAATGTACCCAATTGCATGGGCAGTAGTTGAGAAGGAGAATAATGACTCATGGGATTGGTTCTGTGATTTACTGTTTAGAGATTTGGAAGTGGAAGATGGTCAAGGCTGGGTGTTCATATCTGACCAGCAGAAA ggAATTATAACAGCAGTTCAGAACTGGGCACCATTGGCTGAGCATAGGAATTGTGCCAGACATATATATGCTAACTGGAGACTTAAATTCAGAAACAAGGACAGGCAGAAACTGTTCTGGAGATGTGCAAAAGCATCAAATGTAGCTCTGTTTAATCATGCTAGGGAGAAGTTGGCCAAGGAAACTGTTATGGGTGCAAGGGTTGTCACTAAAACAGACCCATGTCACTGGAGCAGAGCATGGATGAGGTTAGGATCCAACTGTGATAGTGTAGACAACAACATGTGTGAGAGCTTTAATAAGTGGATTGTGGAAGCTAGATTCTTTGCTGTTATTACTATGCAAGAGACCATTAGAAGGAAAATCATGGTAAGGATACAAGAGAACAATGACAAGTGGCCAAAGTGGAGTGGTACTATCTGTCCAAACATTATGAAAAAACTTGAAAAGATGATCAATGAGTCAGCTCATTGCACTGCCATATCTAATGGCAACAACTGCTTTGAAGTGACACAAAGAGTGCAGTATAGATTCAAAGTTGATTTGACCAACTGGATATGTAGCTGTAGGTATTGGCAGCTCTCTGGTTTACCATGTGCACATGCTGTGTGTGCTATACACATGGTCACAAATGACATTTCTGGCTATGTTGCTAGCTGCTTTTCAGTGGAGAATTTCAAGGCAACATACTCACACTTCCTCCAGCCAGTAGATGGTATGGCAACTTGGCCTGAATCCAACAGACCTAGGCTAGCAGCTCCAGGATATGTAAAAATGCCAGGAAGGCCAAGAACTAAGAGGAAGAAAGGGAAGGGAGAGAAACCCACTGCACCTAAGCACAGGATGGGTAAAGTTGGCACAATCAGTAGATGCTCTGTTTGCAAATGCACAGGTCACAACAAAACAAAGTGTACTGCTCCTAAACCATCTGCTAGCAGTGCCCCAACTGCTAGGAATTCTAGTGCAAAGCCAACTACAAAGGGCAGTTCTAGGCCAGCTACAAAGGCTAGTCCTGTGCAACCCTCACAGGAAAGCACAAATGTGAGTAGCAAGAGAAAAGCTCCATCAGACATTCCATCTACTTCAAGAAGGCCACCTTCAAATGTTAGCAGATTCAAGCCTTTCAAACCACCTCAGAGCAAGGTCACTGCTACCTCAAAGGCCACTGTGAAGAATGTTCATGTCAATGTTAGCAGCAGCTCTGGAGTTACTATGAATTTCAGTTCTGGAGCTGCTAACACCAACTTCACTGGAGCAAATAAAAGAGCAAAAAAGTGCCCAACAAGCTGCTTGAGTGAGGCCAGTGTGTATGTTCAGAAAACCTGTGTGTTTGTTTCCTTCTTATCTCATGTCTCCAGTTAA